The sequence below is a genomic window from Anaerobranca californiensis DSM 14826.
AAATTTATTACTACAAGAAGGACTATTTCCTTTTAAAATTGCTATTTGACAGCCCTTATCTAAGCATATTCGCAAAGTTTCTTTAGCTCCTTTAATAAAGTTTTCCGTTACGTCTTCCCCTAAATTATTGAGCACCTTACAATTTCCTTTTAAAACAGAAAAACCATCACCTCCAATTATCTCTGCAGGTGGTCTTGGGGTAGGAAGCCCGCCTAAAACTTCAGGACATAAACTGATAATCTCCATATTAACAAGTTTTTTAAGTATCTGTTCCTTTTTATTATGCCCTCCGTCATACTTTGTACAAGCACCTAACAAACAACTACTAATAACTATTTTTTTCATAATAAAATTATATACCGTAAAATTAAATAAAGCAAAATAAAGTAGTAAATTCCCTTTAT
It includes:
- a CDS encoding DUF523 domain-containing protein; the encoded protein is MKKIVISSCLLGACTKYDGGHNKKEQILKKLVNMEIISLCPEVLGGLPTPRPPAEIIGGDGFSVLKGNCKVLNNLGEDVTENFIKGAKETLRICLDKGCQIAILKGNSPSCSNKFIYDGSFRGKKVLGLGVTAALLIENNIKVFSEEDDLSGLF